A region from the Rosa rugosa chromosome 6, drRosRugo1.1, whole genome shotgun sequence genome encodes:
- the LOC133715807 gene encoding pentatricopeptide repeat-containing protein At3g56030, mitochondrial-like, with product MFLLRKIIPHKPQNSKSILTVAARFCTTQIPTVNSFPDEPTAAYYDLLVNAAGESRDFANLQYLLNKRVKDHCFNTSNTFKFITNTEASLSVLPNLSRTLACLDKGFTRKSAYDSLISRLCKLELVEEALRVVDLMAREDFGLNACTFHPILNVLTKKGKMEEAWRVVELMRKSGAPPDLTCYNYLLMAYCFSGDLDPAAGVLCTMEEEGMKADTRTYDALVLGACKVGQVEGAMVLLRRMVDDGVPVLLSTHVYVIDSLLSRGSYAEAVKFVRGFSGKDTWLDKESFGSLAKRLIKLERLGDAKEVLDEMRGRGLVIGDKLKDYYESKITNKK from the coding sequence ATGTTCCTCCTTCGTAAAATCATCCCCCACAAACCCCAAAATTCCAAATCAATCCTCACCGTCGCCGCCCGTTTCTGCACAACCCAAATCCCTACCGTCAATTCTTTTCCCGATGAGCCCACCGCCGCCTACTACGACCTCCTGGTCAACGCCGCCGGCGAATCCAGAGACTTCGCCAACCTCCAGTACCTCCTCAACAAGCGCGTGAAGGACCACTGCTTCAACACCTCCAACACCTTCAAGTTCATCACCAACACCGAGGCTTCCCTCTCCGTACTCCCAAATCTCTCTCGGACCCTCGCGTGTCTCGACAAAGGGTTCACGCGCAAGAGCGCGTACGACTCGCTCATCTCCCGCCTCTGCAAGCTGGAGCTAGTCGAGGAGGCGCTGCGCGTGGTGGACCTGATGGCGCGTGAGGATTTCGGCCTGAACGCGTGTACCTTCCACCCGATTCTCAACGTGCTTACAAAGAAGGGGAAGATGGAAGAGGCGTGGCGCGTGGTGGAGCTGATGCGGAAATCTGGGGCTCCGCCGGATCTGACGTGTTATAATTATCTTCTCATGGCGTATTGCTTCTCCGGAGATTTGGATCCGGCGGCCGGAGTTTTGTGTACTATGGAGGAGGAGGGGATGAAGGCGGACACGCGTACGTACGACGCGCTGGTGCTTGGCGCGTGCAAGGTGGGGCAGGTGGAGGGGGCTATGGTGCTGCTGAGGAGGATGGTGGACGATGGAGTTCCGGTGCTGTTGTCGACCCACGTGTACGTTATTGATTCGCTGCTAAGTCGGGGTTCTTACGCGGAAGCGGTGAAGTTTGTGAGGGGTTTTAGCGGGAAGGACACTTGGTTGGACAAAGAGAGTTTTGGGAGTCTGGCTAAGAGGCTCATTAAGCTCGAGAGGCTTGGTGATGCGAAGGAGGTCTTGGATGAAATGCGTGGAAGGGGTTTAGTTATTGGAGATAAATTGAAGGATTATTATGAATCAAAGATTACAAATAAGAAATAA
- the LOC133715845 gene encoding uncharacterized protein LOC133715845: MKLCKLQKKSSDRMTYNSSLVQSYLCGKGRKPRSQAARKPRSRQSKMTRGFGCVQCGTRSNPCRCKVVGPTLGLLAFAAAAIVEWPVGAVVYLFRHTKGRRIMGHPSTVVYPRVSNSIPI, translated from the coding sequence ATGAAGCTGTGCAAGCTCCAGAAAAAATCATCCGATCGTATGACATACAATAGCAGCCTAGTTCAATCATATCTCTGCGGCAAAGGCAGGAAACCAAGAAGCCAGGCAGCCAGGAAGCCAAGAAGCAGGCAAAGCAAAATGACTCGTGGTTTTGGATGCGTGCAGTGCGGAACGCGCAGCAACCCCTGCCGGTGCAAGGTGGTGGGCCCTACCTTGGGGCTCCTGGCCTTCGCCGCGGCGGCGATCGTGGAATGGCCTGTGGGGGCTGTTGTCTACTTGTTCCGCCACACGAAGGGTCGCCGAATCATGGGTCATCCGTCCACTGTTGTTTACCCCAGAGTTTCTAATTCCATTCCCATATGA
- the LOC133717852 gene encoding trihelix transcription factor ENAP2: MERPTRPYAPGGREDCWSDDATSVLITAWGDRYLRLNRGNLRQKDWKEVADAVNSRRDGAVFKTDGQCKNRIDTLKKKYKLEKSKPFPSTWIFYDSLDSLIGVPSSNAAVLTRPPKPLTLALTLKSAADPRESDGEDDVEGGGVGLAGGAACRELARAILKFGEIYERMESSKQEQMVELEKQRMAFTKELEVQRLNMFMDAQLELEKMKKKRPKYSKHSSGKKL, encoded by the exons ATGGAGCGCCCGACCCGGCCCTACGCCCCGGGCGGCCGCGAGGACTGCTGGAGCGACGACGCCACGTCAGTGCTGATAACGGCGTGGGGCGACCGTTACCTCCGCCTCAACCGCGGCAACCTCCGCCAGAAGGACTGGAAGGAGGTGGCGGACGCCGTCAACTCCCGCCGCGACGGCGCCGTTTTCAAGACCGACGGGCAGTGCAAGAACCGAATCGACACGCTGAAGAAGAAGTACAAGCTCGAAAAGTCCAAGCCCTTCCCCTCCACGTGGATCTTCTACGACAGCCTCGACTCCCTGATCGGAGTCCCCTCCTCAAACGCCGCCGTTTTGACCAGACCCCCGAAGCCACTCACACTCGCCCTTACCCTCAAGTCCGCCGCCGACCCCAGGGAGAGCGACGGCGAGGATGACGTGGAGGGGGGAGGAGTAGGGTTGGCGGGTGGGGCGGCGTGTAGGGAACTGGCGAGGGCGATTTTGAAGTTCGGGGAGATTTATGAGAGGATGGAGAGTTCCAAGCAGGAGCAGATGGTTGAACTGGAGAAGCAGAGGATGGCTTTCACTAAGGAGCTTGAGGTGCAGAGGTTGAATATGTTTATGGATGCTCAATTGGAgctggagaagatgaagaagaagcgcCCCAAATACTCAAAGCATTCTTCCG GAAAGAAGTTGTGA